The following coding sequences lie in one Manihot esculenta chloroplast, complete genome genomic window:
- the rpl16 gene encoding ribosomal protein L16 — MLSPKRTRFRKQHRGRMKGIAFRGNRICFGRYALQALEPAWITSRQIEAGRRAMTRNARRGGKIWVRIFPDKPVTLRPTETRMGSGKGSPEYWVAVVKPGRILYEMGGVAENIARKAISIAASKMPIRTQFIISG, encoded by the exons ATGCTTAGT CCCAAAAGAACCCGATTCCGTAAACAACATAGAGGAAGAATGAAAGGAATAGCTTTTCGAGGTAATCGTATTTGTTTCGGCAGATATGCTCTTCAGGCACTTGAACCCGCTTGGATTACATCTAGACAAATAGAAGCGGGGCGACGAGCAATGACACGAAATGCACGCCGCGGTGGAAAAATATGGGTACGTATATTTCCCGACAAACCAGTTACTTTAAGACCTACGGAAACACGTATGGGTTCGGGGAAAGGATCTCCCGAATATTGGGTAGCTGTCGTTAAACCAGGTAGAATACTTTATGAAATGGGCGGAGTAGCCGAAAATATAGCGAGAAAAGCTATTTCAATAGCAGCATCAAAAATGCCTATACGAACTCAATTCATTATTTCAGGATAG
- the rps3 gene encoding ribosomal protein S3, translating into MGQKINPLGFRLGTTQSHHSLWFAQPKNYSEGLQEDQKIRNCIKNYVKKNAKISSGIEGIVRIEIQKRIDVIQVIIYMGFPKLLIESRPKRIEELQMNVQKELNCVNRKFNIAITRIPNPYGHPNILGEFIAGQLKNRVSFRKAMKKAIELTEQANTKGIQVQIAGRLDGKEIARVEWIREGRVPLQTIGAKIDYCSYTVRTIYGVLGIKIWTFPDKK; encoded by the coding sequence ATGGGACAAAAAATAAATCCACTTGGTTTCAGACTTGGTACAACCCAAAGTCATCATTCTCTTTGGTTTGCACAACCAAAAAATTACTCTGAGGGTCTACAAGAAGATCAAAAAATAAGAAACTGTATCAAGAATTATGTAAAAAAAAATGCGAAAATATCTTCTGGTATTGAAGGAATTGTACGTATAGAGATTCAAAAACGAATTGATGTGATTCAGGTCATAATATATATGGGATTCCCAAAATTATTAATAGAAAGTAGACCTAAACGAATCGAAGAATTACAGATGAATGTACAAAAAGAACTTAATTGTGTGAATCGAAAATTCAATATTGCTATTACAAGAATTCCAAACCCTTACGGGCACCCTAATATTCTTGGAGAATTTATAGCCGGACAATTAAAAAATAGAGTTTCATTTCGCAAAGCAATGAAAAAAGCTATTGAATTAACTGAACAGGCCAATACAAAAGGAATTCAAGTGCAAATTGCTGGGCGTCTTGACGGAAAAGAAATTGCACGCGTCGAATGGATTAGAGAAGGTAGAGTTCCTCTACAAACCATTGGAGCTAAAATTGATTATTGTTCGTATACAGTTAGAACTATTTATGGGGTATTAGGCATAAAAATTTGGACATTTCCAGACAAGAAATAA
- the rpl22 gene encoding ribosomal protein L22, whose product MIKIKKRKRNTYEVYALGQHICMSPHKARRIIDQIRGRSYEETLMILELMPYRACYPIFKLIYSAAANASHNMGFNEANLIISKAEVNEGTTVKKLKPQARGRGYPIKRSTCHISIVLKNISLYEEYDEYIYI is encoded by the coding sequence ATGATAAAGATAAAAAAAAGAAAGAGAAACACATATGAAGTATATGCTTTAGGCCAACATATATGTATGTCCCCTCACAAAGCACGAAGAATAATTGATCAGATTCGTGGACGTTCTTACGAAGAAACACTTATGATACTCGAGCTCATGCCTTATCGAGCATGTTATCCCATTTTTAAATTGATTTATTCCGCAGCAGCAAATGCTAGTCACAATATGGGTTTCAACGAAGCCAATTTAATCATTAGTAAAGCCGAAGTCAACGAAGGCACTACTGTGAAAAAATTAAAACCTCAGGCTCGAGGACGGGGTTATCCGATAAAAAGATCAACTTGTCATATATCTATTGTATTAAAAAATATATCCTTATATGAAGAATATGACGAATATATATATATATGA